The genomic window TCAAATCTTAAGAATGATAGACAAGCATGTGTGTATACATTCATCCTTACTTCTTCcgtcttaaaaaaagataaaaaaaaataacctagGTGGTGGTTTGACACGAGCAACATAGCCTAGATATGTCATTGTTCATGTTGCACAGGAGAAGCATATGTTTTGCCCAGTATGGAACGATTACACCTTCCAATTACCAAGAGGGCATCTTTGAATAATCTGGTACAGTAGCGCACAAGACACAGAGAAAAGAACTCACTAATCAAGGCTACAAGGATTTCACCAATATGGCCATCGGAGAGCATCTAAAGCTAAAGCTATACACACACCAAAATGATCTTTGCGAACATCAGCGAGTCTCTTCATCTCTTGCTATctttcttttaatttatttacctGGCGGGGTTTCGATGCGGTCCTTGATGATCTTCTCACCGGATCTGCCTTCTCGCCCTTGCTACTGGTGCTAACTTTGTTTGGTTCAGCAGTCTCAGCATCATCTTCACTATAGTCACTACCTGGTTTCTCCTTGCCACCACCATTTTTCCTTGTCTTTCTGGAAAGGGCACCTATGGCATCTCTCTTTTGCTTTCCCCTGGCAACCCTAGAAGTTGCTCCTCGCTTCCTTGTATTCAAATTATCAGCATCTTCTGGATCTGTGTCTATTTCCTTCGCATCATCGTTCTCTGCCACTTGTTCTGGGTTAGCAATGACTACTTTGCTAGATTGCATTCCAGTCAGCTTCTGCAGTTGTGGCACGTATGCTGTAGTCTAAATAGTGAGAGTACAAATCAGAGGGTAGATGCATGAATGTTCGTAGCACTAGAAAGTGTAGTAGTACTGAAGCAGATAAGAGCTTACCCTGCCACCAGCTGTTATGAACTCAATTTTCTGTCCTGCAAGACATTTAAAGTAGTGGGTAATAATTAACATGTTCGATTATACACCATCATATATCAGCAAAACTACAAGCGAACGCTTTGCTCAATTTTATTCAAGACAATAACGAGTTCATGATAAAACTTGAGGACAATCTCACCATTGACTTTACCAGGCTTCTTGCCCCATCGGTGATGGAATAACCATTCCACAGGAAAGCAGTCACAATCAGCATCAACTTCAACAGCATATTTCACAACCTGAAATATGCTTTATTTCAGGCATAAGTTCTCCGTGATTGTACATCAGTAgaatacactaaaattatttaaaataatgtcAAATTACACAACCTCTTGGATGCTTTGGTGTAGTGCTTCACAACTCTCCCTGGATAGACTTGAAGCAATCTGTAATGGATGGGTTCTCGACTGAAAAAACAACATgaattcataattaaaatttatGCATTTCATTCAAGCTCTAATAATATTTGTATTAATACCTGGTAAAGCACCTCATCTGCAATCCAATTACCAATTCCTGATATGAAGCTctgttcaataaaaaaaaaaaatcaagtcttCTGTTTGTATAGGAGATACAAGGACCTAATCCCGTATATTGTAGAAACAATTTTGTGGAGCTAAAAACTCATATTGGTTTTATGGTAATAAAATCACCTGATCGAGTAGAAGAGCTTTTATTCCAATCTTCTTTCTGCTCAGCGAGTCCGCAAAACTGTCAGaagacatcggctcaaagagaGCATCTGGTCCTAACTCAGAAATCGGGGGTACAGTTTCGGGCTGCAAATCGTTATTTGATTAGGGACATCATTAGAAAATAACATGAAAGGAAGACTCTGAAGATTTAGATTCAACTAGTCAAAGCACATACATCTTCAAACAACCGAACTCTTGCAAACCGCCTCTTATCAGTGAAGGAAAACTCTAAGCCATCATCAAGCTGGAACAAGTTAAATGCATTAGAAACAATCAACATTAAAAGAGCCAACCTATGATATCATAAAAGGACATAAACAATAAGAGGAGATCAAATTTTGACTAAACAACAATGCCTAGGCATGCATTGCGTGTTATATTACTATTCAATAAACCTTATATAGCAGAAGTAATATTGACGTGTTTATATGATAGCATGTTAACCCTGAGACATGGCACGTCTTCCTTTCTGGCTTTCTGGAGATCACAAAAGCACTACTGTTTGTGGCGATTTGTTCTTCCGCATTTTGGATTAGCTAGTCCGCTAGAGGCTCAGCCAAAAGATGTTTTCTGAGCTATATAGCCTAACAAATCGATCTTGTGTCCAAGCTAAACGATGACAGTTACTACCTATCCATCTCTCTCTTTATAAGACCCAACCAAagtagtacagtacagtactgATGAACAACAATTCCATATCCCCTTTTGCTTATAAACTGTTAATTTTGATCTCACATAGCAGCAATGTACTGAAAAAAGATGCTGTGACAGCTAGGAGATCTTACTTGAACAAAAAATTTGGAGTACTTGGAGGGCCACTCGTCTGTAGAACTGACAACTGATCTGCAATAATTTTCTGAATCAGCATGTAGTCCATTACTGTATAACAAATTCCCCAGCATACAAATTACACATGCCTCTTGTACTTGGTCACAGGAACTCCCTTAATGTAGATCGCACCAGCCATCCCTGCAACACACACAGCAATTTGTCACTCCAATTTACTAGTAGCAAAAAGCAATCGATCGAactgcaggaggaggaggcaggtaCTGACCGAACTGGAAGGAGGGGAATGGAGGGGCGTCGAGGCGGAGCCAGAGGTTCTTGCCCCTCCGCCGCGCGGCGACGATGGTCCGGCCGACCATGGCGCGCTCGAACGCCACGCgccccccggcggcggcgaccaccacctTGGGGTCATCCGCCACCGCGCAGCGCGCGATCCTCCTCCCCACGCAGTGCGCCTCCagcgccctcctcgccgcctccacctccggcaGCTCCGgcatcccctccctctcccccaaaCCCCAAACCAAACCTACCTCCTCCCCTGCCCCCTCAAGTTCACCACCACTACCATTGATTTGTGCAGTAAGTCTATTTGGCCTCCCTCAACTCTTGCTATTTATTGAATCTTTGACCCTTAACTATAATACCAGGTATAAGGCCTCTCCATTTTCAAAAACCGGAGTCAATCAAGTACCTCAGCTATTTTGATAGCGGTTTCATCCTATGTGATGCTCATAGGACTCACATATTAGCCaggaaaaagataaaaatatcaGCTCACATGCCAATCATCCTAATctcatctctttttttctcacctatttctcctctccctctctctcacctGTTCTCTGCTATTATGGTTGAGGGATGCAATTCAATCAACAGCAAGAGTTAAGGGAGGTAAAAAGACTTATCCCATTTGCTGAGCCGCGTGTACTAGGCTGAGCCGCTCGCGTGGCCCAACCCAAGCGGCAGCAGAAGCAGCGCCCGCCGCAGTGTtgtggcctttttttttttttgcctcgtTTCGTTTCGTCCCGTTCGCGTACGTGCGCGCACGGGCGCACGCGGCGCACGTAAATTTCGCGCGGCCCAAGCGGAAgaggcgccgcgcgcgcgcacggtgTAGTTCGCCTCCGCGTGGCCGCCGCTGGGATTttgcccgcgcgcgcgcgcgatggAAATCGCGGAGATTCACGGGCCTCGTCTGGTTCTCTCGCGTACCACCTGGCTTCTTGGCTGCACTGCACGCACCCACCGCGTGTGTCGTCGTCGGGTCCAACAACGGTAGCGCGTTCGGGGAGAgcagtagagagagagagagatggattggGTTGGCAGTGGTagggggcgcggcggctgggTCGCTGAGACGGCAATATGATACGGGACGGAGACGTGCAGCCAAGCGAAGGCTGGTCATAAATGGGCGTCGGCGTTGAGATTAGCGCGAGACGTCGTCGAGTCGGTCGGCTGAGGCTCGGGTTGGGTGGGGTGTGGGGTGTGGACGACTCACATCACAGGTCGGCCATTTATGAACCCCCACGGCCCGTACCCTTTTCGATTCGACTATTCAAAAATGATATCCTCAAATCAGAATAATACTACTAACGCTGAACAAACACGTGTGGCGACGTGTATTAAATACGTGTGTCTAATTGCATTATGTTGGGTTCTTATGGGCCTGTTTAAttggtgaaataaaaatttttggtTGACATATAGGACATTTGACCaaatgtcggaaggggttttcggacacgaataaaaaaactaattttataactcgcctggaaacaacgagacgaatct from Oryza glaberrima chromosome 6, OglaRS2, whole genome shotgun sequence includes these protein-coding regions:
- the LOC127776810 gene encoding formamidopyrimidine-DNA glycosylase-like, which produces MPELPEVEAARRALEAHCVGRRIARCAVADDPKVVVAAAGGRVAFERAMVGRTIVAARRRGKNLWLRLDAPPFPSFQFGMAGAIYIKGVPVTKYKRSVVSSTDEWPSKYSKFFVQLDDGLEFSFTDKRRFARVRLFEDPETVPPISELGPDALFEPMSSDSFADSLSRKKIGIKALLLDQSFISGIGNWIADEVLYQSRTHPLQIASSLSRESCEALHQSIQEVVKYAVEVDADCDCFPVEWLFHHRWGKKPGKVNGQKIEFITAGGRTTAYVPQLQKLTGMQSSKVVIANPEQVAENDDAKEIDTDPEDADNLNTRKRGATSRVARGKQKRDAIGALSRKTRKNGGGKEKPGSDYSEDDAETAEPNKVSTSSKGEKADPVRRSSRTASKPRQVNKLKER